CTCACCGAGGCAGGAGTCGACATCACGGCTGCCGTGGGGACCTTCACGGCGAGCGGCCTCCAGGCCGCACTGAGCGAGCACCCCCGCGTGTCCGACCCCTCCGCCCACGAATGGGTGAGCCACATCCGGCTGCTCCTCGACCGGTGCGGCTACCAACTCCCGGACTAACCAGGTAATACCCGCGGGGCGGGGCGGCCACAATGGCTGCCCCGCCCCGAAGCGTTTCTGCTAAAATATACCCACCATGGATTTATCACGCGTCGAAGACGTCCGTACCGCCCTGCGCCTCGCGGGCATCAGACCCAACAAAGGTCTCGGCCAACATTTCCTGGTCGACCGCAGCAGCCTCGAGGCCATCGTGGACGCGGCGGCCGTCACGCGGTCCGACACCGTGCTCGAGATCGGGCCGGGGCTGGGCGTGATGACCCGCCCCCTCGCCGCCCAAGCCGGCCGCCTCATCGCCGTCGAGACCGACCATGTGCTGGCTGGCCTGCTGCGCCGCGACGCCCCCGAAAACCTCGAGGTGGTCGAGCAAGATTTTCTCACCTACAACCTCCGCACCCTGTCGCCACGCTACAAAGTGATTGCCAACATTCCCTACTACCTCACGTCCAAAATCTTCCGGCTGCTCATCGAAAGCCCCAACCCCCCGGCGCTCATGTCGGTCCTCATTCAAAAAGAAGTCGCCGAGCGCATCACGGCCCGCCCCGGTCAGCTCTCCATCCTGGCGTTATCAGTCCAGTATTACGGCCACGCCGAAATCGTGCGGATCGTTGAGCGGCACAAATTTTGGCCCGCGCCGGCCGTCGACTCGGCCGTGTTGCGTGTCACCCTCACCGGCCCCGCCTTCCCCGCCGACCCCGCCAAATTATTTCGCCTCATCAAGGCCGGCTTTGGTGAAAAGCGCAAATTGCTCAAAAACGCCCTCTCCGGCGGCCTCAACCTTTCATCCGACCTCGCTGTCGAACTCATCGCCCACGCCAAATTACCCCCTACCGCGCGCGCCCAGGAGCTCGACCTGCCGGCCTGGCGGCGCCTCTACAACGTAACCGAAACAAGGAGTCTGCTCGGATGATGAAGTTTCTCGGCCATGTCCTCGCGTTATTGCTCGCTACCACGATTGTCGTGGCGGTTTGGGGTTTTGTGCTCGGCCGCACGCTGGGGAGCGCTAGCTATCTCGAGCATCAGGCCAGCCAGGCCCAGCTCTACGAGCGGCTCGGCACCGCAGTCCCCGAAGCTGCGATTGATCCCGCCGATCTCGCCAACCGTGTCAACGCCGTTTTGCCAGGATTCATCGACCACCTCACCAAAGGCACACCGGCCCCCACCTTCGCGCTGCCCGGCGGCGACTCCCAGACCCTCACCCTCGGCGGCGCCGACGAACAAGTCACCGACGCCTTTGCCGTCCTGCGCCCGGCCGCCATGAGCGCGCCCTTCGTCGCCCTGGCGCTCGTATTGCTAATCATCGGCGTGATGCGCGCCCGGCGCTTGCTAGTGCTCAGCCGGGCCGGCCTCCAGGCCGCCATCAGTCTCGCCGCCTCCGCCGCGCTGCTGTGGTTTGCGCCGAGCCTCATTCTATCGCTCCTCGACAAACCCGACACCGCCGCCATCCGGCCCGTCATCGCGCCGTTCCTCGAATCGGTGCTGCACGGCATAGCCACCCAGCTGGCCGCTGCCGCCCTCGCCCTGCTCATTATCACCATC
This portion of the Candidatus Saccharimonadia bacterium genome encodes:
- the rsmA gene encoding 16S rRNA (adenine(1518)-N(6)/adenine(1519)-N(6))-dimethyltransferase RsmA, translating into MDLSRVEDVRTALRLAGIRPNKGLGQHFLVDRSSLEAIVDAAAVTRSDTVLEIGPGLGVMTRPLAAQAGRLIAVETDHVLAGLLRRDAPENLEVVEQDFLTYNLRTLSPRYKVIANIPYYLTSKIFRLLIESPNPPALMSVLIQKEVAERITARPGQLSILALSVQYYGHAEIVRIVERHKFWPAPAVDSAVLRVTLTGPAFPADPAKLFRLIKAGFGEKRKLLKNALSGGLNLSSDLAVELIAHAKLPPTARAQELDLPAWRRLYNVTETRSLLG